One Thermoflexus sp. genomic region harbors:
- the murD gene encoding UDP-N-acetylmuramoyl-L-alanine--D-glutamate ligase: MRDLAGARVVILGLGRQGSALARWLVRQGAEVTVSDRQPAERLQGFLQTLEGLPIRYALGDHPLSLLKHCDLLCLSGGVPLDIPIVQEAIRRGIPLANDAQLFLERCQGWTAGITGSSGKTTTTALVGAMCRAAGFRTWVGGNIGNPLIESVEEIGPEDRVVLELSSFQLEIMTVSPRVAAVLNITPNHLDRHKTMEAYIAAKQRILDFQDVEDIAVLGYDDPNARSLAAAVRGRLRFFSREREVARGAFLRGETLFLRLGADAWPICRVEEVRLRGRHNWWNLLAAAVIAGSLGVDIDPIREVAITFSGVPHRLELVREVRGVRYVNDSIATTPERVRVALEAFDEPLILLAGGRDKQLPWDEAARDIVRRVRILISFGEMGDRIVEAVQAARARLGEAVLERVERVGTLEEAVALAARLARPGEVVLLSPGGASYDAYRDFEERGAHFRQLVEALG, translated from the coding sequence ATGCGGGATCTTGCTGGTGCTCGTGTAGTGATTCTGGGACTGGGCCGGCAGGGATCGGCGCTGGCCCGCTGGCTGGTCCGGCAGGGCGCTGAGGTCACCGTCAGCGATCGACAGCCGGCCGAGCGCCTTCAGGGCTTCCTGCAAACCCTGGAAGGCCTGCCGATCCGGTATGCGCTCGGGGATCACCCGCTCTCGCTGCTGAAGCATTGCGATCTCCTCTGTCTGAGCGGGGGCGTTCCCCTGGACATCCCGATCGTCCAGGAGGCGATCCGGCGGGGGATCCCTCTGGCCAACGATGCGCAGCTGTTCCTGGAGCGCTGCCAAGGATGGACGGCGGGGATCACGGGCTCCTCCGGGAAGACGACCACGACGGCCCTCGTGGGGGCGATGTGCCGGGCGGCGGGCTTTCGAACGTGGGTGGGCGGGAACATCGGCAACCCGCTGATCGAATCCGTTGAGGAGATCGGCCCGGAGGATCGGGTGGTGCTGGAGCTTTCCAGCTTCCAGCTGGAGATCATGACGGTCAGCCCGCGGGTGGCCGCGGTGCTGAACATCACCCCGAATCATCTCGATCGTCACAAGACTATGGAAGCCTATATCGCCGCCAAGCAGCGGATCCTGGATTTCCAGGATGTCGAGGACATCGCGGTGCTGGGCTACGATGATCCCAACGCCCGATCCCTGGCGGCGGCGGTGCGGGGGCGGCTGCGGTTCTTCAGCCGGGAGCGGGAGGTCGCTCGTGGGGCCTTCCTTCGAGGGGAGACCCTCTTCCTGCGTCTGGGGGCGGATGCCTGGCCGATCTGTCGGGTGGAGGAGGTGCGCCTGCGGGGCCGGCATAATTGGTGGAACCTTCTGGCAGCGGCAGTGATCGCCGGCAGCCTGGGGGTGGACATCGATCCCATCCGGGAGGTGGCGATCACCTTCTCCGGCGTGCCCCATCGCCTGGAGCTGGTGCGGGAGGTGCGCGGGGTGCGCTATGTGAACGATTCCATCGCCACGACCCCGGAGCGCGTGCGGGTGGCGCTGGAGGCCTTCGATGAGCCCCTGATTCTGCTGGCTGGAGGGCGGGATAAACAGCTTCCCTGGGATGAGGCCGCCCGGGATATCGTCCGACGGGTGCGGATCCTGATCAGTTTCGGAGAGATGGGGGATCGGATTGTGGAGGCGGTGCAGGCCGCCCGGGCTCGCCTGGGGGAGGCCGTTCTGGAGCGGGTGGAGCGGGTGGGCACGCTGGAGGAGGCGGTGGCGCTGGCTGCCCGGCTGGCCCGCCCCGGGGAGGTAGTGTTGCTGTCGCC